A single genomic interval of Halopiger aswanensis harbors:
- a CDS encoding BrxA family protein, with product MTLRTDGRGSSLPSLNSTFSHEEVSMGLTRCGLLVDRAETLARLYARHRDWTVVEEEWIEERFDERSTRESSKGIYRALSSRFKTAGSELPSIVQLPSVLDLCETVRDKAQVLYFYLLEDDPLVKYAVHRYVDRLQESGVDGLDFEQETIERLLNEFHYDDGGEFDYAESTTRRWGEGFRSVMREIGVLDTQQALQGQIPNLGTTPLLVASGYSWETHGDDWLSQPTGWLYLFQPEQYWDSLAERVSDDPNWEASGIHGELRFQPVDDAYDWAEPWEGEV from the coding sequence ATGACTCTCCGTACCGACGGGAGGGGTAGTTCTCTACCGTCGCTCAACTCGACATTTTCTCACGAAGAGGTGTCGATGGGTCTCACTAGATGCGGGCTTCTCGTGGATAGAGCAGAGACACTTGCTCGGCTGTACGCTCGACATCGGGACTGGACGGTTGTCGAAGAGGAGTGGATCGAAGAGCGATTCGACGAACGAAGTACACGTGAGAGCTCAAAGGGTATCTACCGGGCACTCAGTTCGCGGTTCAAGACTGCCGGTAGTGAGCTGCCGTCTATCGTTCAACTGCCCTCCGTGTTAGACTTGTGTGAAACGGTACGCGACAAAGCGCAGGTGTTGTACTTCTATTTACTGGAGGACGATCCTCTTGTGAAGTATGCCGTTCACCGATACGTTGATCGGCTTCAGGAGTCCGGTGTCGACGGATTGGATTTCGAGCAGGAGACTATTGAGCGTCTTCTAAACGAGTTCCACTACGACGATGGGGGCGAGTTCGACTATGCAGAATCGACGACGCGTCGATGGGGAGAAGGGTTCCGGTCGGTGATGAGAGAGATCGGTGTTCTTGACACACAACAGGCCCTTCAAGGACAAATCCCCAACCTCGGAACGACGCCTCTACTCGTCGCGTCAGGCTACTCATGGGAGACCCACGGGGATGACTGGCTCTCCCAGCCGACCGGCTGGCTCTATCTCTTTCAGCCGGAACAGTACTGGGACTCCTTGGCCGAACGAGTGAGCGACGATCCGAACTGGGAAGCGAGCGGGATTCACGGTGAACTGAGATTCCAGCCAGTCGACGACGCATACGACTGGGCCGAACCATGGGAGGGCGAAGTATGA
- a CDS encoding BREX protein BrxB domain-containing protein, translating to MTTKRPFHDFTERLAQFADGRRGIRNPFVIVPVQPKYERRVAERLTEWAANPHRTEDFPDDGTVQVLRLDELFVETDVFELAVDLGENNQPATITETMQDRLAEELVAVMVEKIEAPAQQRHVVLLTHLGSLYPFTRASELLDELDRRNVQSTIGIPFPGDIVGGKLSFFGEESRNYYPAHQIEGRIEGVHLQ from the coding sequence ATGACGACCAAACGTCCCTTCCACGACTTCACAGAACGGCTCGCACAGTTCGCCGACGGGCGACGCGGCATCCGAAACCCGTTCGTGATCGTTCCCGTCCAGCCAAAATACGAGCGACGGGTCGCCGAACGACTCACCGAGTGGGCAGCGAACCCGCATCGTACCGAGGACTTCCCGGATGACGGAACCGTTCAAGTCCTCCGGCTGGACGAGCTGTTCGTCGAAACCGATGTCTTCGAACTAGCGGTCGATCTTGGCGAGAACAATCAACCAGCGACGATCACCGAAACGATGCAAGACCGATTAGCGGAAGAACTCGTCGCGGTTATGGTCGAGAAAATCGAGGCGCCAGCTCAGCAGCGACACGTCGTCCTCCTCACGCATCTTGGGAGCCTCTACCCGTTCACGCGTGCCTCGGAACTCCTCGACGAACTCGATCGTCGCAACGTCCAGTCTACGATCGGCATTCCGTTCCCCGGAGACATCGTCGGTGGGAAACTGAGCTTCTTCGGCGAGGAATCACGCAACTACTACCCGGCCCACCAGATCGAGGGCCGAATTGAGGGGGTGCATCTCCAATGA
- a CDS encoding potassium channel family protein: MSTRPYGRLRRQTNELFNPKTGGRIGHYIDWFIMSLIAANVAAVILETVDALGTAYADFFYWFELFSVVVFSIEYIARIWSAVDDSEYQGPITGRLKFASRPLLIIDLLAILPFYLTIGGVQGELRFLRALRLVRLFRLLKLARYSSAMQAFGAVIRQKKEKLVIAVFANGLLLVIASSVMYYIEHQHQPEAFSSIPAAFWWGVATLTTVGYGDVHPITPLGKFVGAIVAVLGIGLFALPASILASGFIEQAAAAGDDDGPTYCPHCGEKLE, from the coding sequence ATGTCGACGCGACCATATGGACGGCTCCGACGCCAGACTAACGAACTCTTCAATCCCAAGACTGGCGGCCGAATCGGCCACTATATCGACTGGTTCATCATGTCGCTTATCGCCGCGAACGTTGCGGCGGTCATTCTCGAGACAGTTGATGCGCTTGGCACGGCCTATGCGGACTTTTTCTATTGGTTTGAACTGTTTTCAGTGGTTGTCTTTTCTATCGAGTATATCGCTCGTATTTGGTCTGCTGTTGATGACTCCGAGTACCAGGGGCCGATCACAGGCCGTCTCAAATTTGCGTCACGGCCATTATTGATCATTGACCTACTAGCGATTTTACCGTTTTACTTGACGATCGGTGGTGTCCAAGGGGAGCTTCGATTCCTCCGTGCACTGCGACTCGTCCGGTTATTTCGATTACTGAAGCTCGCGCGGTACTCGTCGGCAATGCAAGCATTCGGCGCAGTAATTCGACAGAAGAAGGAGAAGCTGGTAATCGCTGTGTTCGCAAACGGCCTCCTGCTTGTCATCGCCTCAAGTGTAATGTACTACATTGAGCACCAGCACCAACCAGAGGCGTTTTCGTCGATCCCAGCAGCGTTCTGGTGGGGAGTTGCCACGTTGACGACTGTCGGCTACGGGGATGTCCATCCGATCACACCACTAGGGAAGTTCGTTGGTGCCATTGTTGCAGTACTCGGGATCGGACTATTCGCGCTCCCAGCGTCGATTCTTGCATCCGGGTTTATCGAACAAGCGGCAGCAGCAGGCGACGATGATGGACCTACATACTGCCCTCATTGTGGTGAGAAACTCGAATAG